In one Carassius carassius chromosome 14, fCarCar2.1, whole genome shotgun sequence genomic region, the following are encoded:
- the ckba gene encoding creatine kinase, brain a isoform X1, whose product MGHINAKLARLTTEQRPAEEDYPDLSEHNNHMAKYLTLDMYKRLRQRCTPNGFTIDNVIQTGVDNPGHPFIMTVGCVAGDEETYEVFKELLDPVIQDRHGGYKPTDKHKTDLNPSNLKGGDDLDANYVLSSRVRTGRSIRGFCLPPHCSRGERRAVEKLSVEALGVLTGDLKGKYYALKNMTEAEQQQLIDDHFLFDKPVSPLLLASGMARDWPDARGIWHNDNKTFLVWVNEEDHLRVISMQKGGNMKEVFNRFCTGLTKIEELFKNKGHSFMWNEHLGYVLTCPSNLGTGLRAGVHVKLPNLSKYRQFEEVLKRLRLQKRGTGGVDTAAVGGVFDLSNADRLGFSEVELVQMVVDGVKLLIEMEKRLEKGQAIEDLMPAQK is encoded by the exons ATGGGTCATAT caATGCTAAACTAGCCAGGTTGACCACCGAGCAGCGGCCAGCTGAGGAAGACTATCCAGACCTCTCAGAGCACAACAACCATATGGCCAAGTACCTCACTCTGGACATGTACAAGCGCCTGCGTCAGCGTTGCACACCCAACGGCTTCACCATAGATAACGTCATTCAGACTGGAGTAGATAATCCTG GCCACCCCTTCATTATGACTGTGGGTTGTGTGGCTGGGGATGAGGAGACCTATGAGGTGTTCAAGGAGCTGTTGGACCCAGTTATTCAGGACCGACATGGAGGATACAAACCCACAGACAAACACAAGACCGACCTCAACCCCAGTAACCTTAAG GGGGGTGATGACCTGGACGCCAATTATGTGCTGAGCTCTCGCGTCAGGACAGGCAGAAGCATCCGCGGGTTCTGCCTGCCGCCCCACTGCAGTCGTGGAGAGCGACGAGCTGTTGAGAAGCTCTCTGTGGAAG CTCTAGGTGTTCTGACTGGGGACCTCAAAGGAAAATACTATGCCCTGAAAAACATGACGGAGGCTGAACAGCAGCAGCTCATCGATGACCATTTCCTGTTTGACAAGCCTGTGTCTCCCCTGCTGCTGGCCTCGGGGATGGCTCGTGATTGGCCTGACGCCAGGGGCATCTG GCACAATGATAACAAGACATTCCTCGTCTGGGTGAATGAGGAGGACCACCTGCGTGTCATCTCCATGCAGAAAGGTGGCAACATGAAGGAGGTCTTCAACCGTTTCTGCACAGGTCTCACTAAG ATTGAGGAGCTGTTCAAAAACAAGGGTCACTCATTCATGTGGAACGAGCATCTTGGCTACGTCCTCACCTGCCCATCCAACCTCGGCACAGGCCTGCGCGCAGGAGTGCACGTCAAACTGCCTAATCTCAGCAAATACCGCCAGTTTGAGGAGGTCCTCAAGAGACTGAGGCTGCAGAAACGTGGAACAG GTGGTGTGGACACTGCAGCTGTGGGTGGTGTTTTTGACCTCTCCAACGCTGACCGCCTGGGCTTCTCTGAGGTGGAGCTGGTGCAGATGGTGGTGGATGGAGTCAAACTGCTGATAGAGATGGAGAAACGGCTAGAGAAAGGCCAGGCCATTGAGGACCTCATGCCTGCCCAAAAGTAG
- the ckba gene encoding creatine kinase, brain a isoform X2, whose amino-acid sequence MPFGNSHNQLKMKFSSEQEFPDLSKHNNHMAKVLTPALYEKLRSKQTPSGFTLDDVIQTGVDNPGHPFIMTVGCVAGDEETYEVFKELLDPVIQDRHGGYKPTDKHKTDLNPSNLKGGDDLDANYVLSSRVRTGRSIRGFCLPPHCSRGERRAVEKLSVEALGVLTGDLKGKYYALKNMTEAEQQQLIDDHFLFDKPVSPLLLASGMARDWPDARGIWHNDNKTFLVWVNEEDHLRVISMQKGGNMKEVFNRFCTGLTKIEELFKNKGHSFMWNEHLGYVLTCPSNLGTGLRAGVHVKLPNLSKYRQFEEVLKRLRLQKRGTGGVDTAAVGGVFDLSNADRLGFSEVELVQMVVDGVKLLIEMEKRLEKGQAIEDLMPAQK is encoded by the exons ATGCCTTTCGGAAACAGTCACAACCAGCTGAAGATGAAGTTCTCCTCTGAGCAGGAGTTTCCCGACCTCAGCAAGCACAACAACCATATGGCCAAGGTCCTCACACCGGCACTGTATGAGAAGTTGCGCTCCAAACAGACACCCAGCGGGTTTACACTGGATGACGTAATCCAGACCGGGGTAGATAACCCAG GCCACCCCTTCATTATGACTGTGGGTTGTGTGGCTGGGGATGAGGAGACCTATGAGGTGTTCAAGGAGCTGTTGGACCCAGTTATTCAGGACCGACATGGAGGATACAAACCCACAGACAAACACAAGACCGACCTCAACCCCAGTAACCTTAAG GGGGGTGATGACCTGGACGCCAATTATGTGCTGAGCTCTCGCGTCAGGACAGGCAGAAGCATCCGCGGGTTCTGCCTGCCGCCCCACTGCAGTCGTGGAGAGCGACGAGCTGTTGAGAAGCTCTCTGTGGAAG CTCTAGGTGTTCTGACTGGGGACCTCAAAGGAAAATACTATGCCCTGAAAAACATGACGGAGGCTGAACAGCAGCAGCTCATCGATGACCATTTCCTGTTTGACAAGCCTGTGTCTCCCCTGCTGCTGGCCTCGGGGATGGCTCGTGATTGGCCTGACGCCAGGGGCATCTG GCACAATGATAACAAGACATTCCTCGTCTGGGTGAATGAGGAGGACCACCTGCGTGTCATCTCCATGCAGAAAGGTGGCAACATGAAGGAGGTCTTCAACCGTTTCTGCACAGGTCTCACTAAG ATTGAGGAGCTGTTCAAAAACAAGGGTCACTCATTCATGTGGAACGAGCATCTTGGCTACGTCCTCACCTGCCCATCCAACCTCGGCACAGGCCTGCGCGCAGGAGTGCACGTCAAACTGCCTAATCTCAGCAAATACCGCCAGTTTGAGGAGGTCCTCAAGAGACTGAGGCTGCAGAAACGTGGAACAG GTGGTGTGGACACTGCAGCTGTGGGTGGTGTTTTTGACCTCTCCAACGCTGACCGCCTGGGCTTCTCTGAGGTGGAGCTGGTGCAGATGGTGGTGGATGGAGTCAAACTGCTGATAGAGATGGAGAAACGGCTAGAGAAAGGCCAGGCCATTGAGGACCTCATGCCTGCCCAAAAGTAG
- the LOC132157347 gene encoding MAP/microtubule affinity-regulating kinase 3-like isoform X3, with protein sequence MSTRAPLPTVNERKAENHTTNSHGRGEGTSRSVRSSGRNRNSGSGLDDVHPLIGNYRLLKTIGKGNFAKVKLARHILTGSEVAIKIIDKTQLNPTSLQKLSREVTIMKNLNHPNIVKLFEVIETEKTLFLVMEYASGGEVFDYLVAHGRMKEKEARAKFRQIVSAVQYCHQKHIVHRDLKAENLLLDADMNIKIADFGFSNEFMVGNKLDTFCGSPPYAAPELFQGKKYDGPEVDVWSLGVILYTLVSGSLPFDGQNLKELRERVLRGKYRIPFYMSTDCENLLKRFLVLNPTKRGTLEQIMKERWINAGFEDNELKPFLEPEADISDQKRIDVMVGMGFSKEKIQESLSKMNYDEITAIYLLLGRKTNEEVSESSSITNLSVAKSRTTSEMNGQSPSHLKVQRSVSSSESRKSRRHNEQVGVVANSALSNSKKTVPVPADGDGKQEGGVTARKPPTHSPPSPLLGNANNPNKTEIPDRKRGNSITPNNNSGSEGMSRRNTYVCTEKNNPEHLSVIPNGKENSVTLSPGSRDPGASTHSISTAATPDKTRFPRGTASRSTFHGQLRDRRTATYNGPPASPTQPRSRGNANNLLTKLTSKLTRSRHVSGDQQKDEGKDGEDGKPRSLRFTWSMNTTSTMEPADIINEIRKVLDANSCSHQQRERFLLLCAHGDSRTDSLIQWEMEVCKLPRLSLNGVRFKRISGNSIAFKNIASKVAGELKL encoded by the exons CATACAACGAATAGCCATGGCCGAGGGGAGGGGACCTCTCGGTCTGTGAGGTCGAGTGGTCGAAACCGAAATTCTGGCTCAGGATTAGATGATGTGCACCCTCTTATTGGGAATTACCGACTTCTAAAAACCATTGGAAAGGGCAACTTTGCCAAGGTCAAGCTGGCTCGCCATATCCTCACAGGAAGCGAG gtGGCAATAAAAATTATTGATAAAACCCAACTAAATCCAACAAGCCTTCAAAAG CTTTCCAGAGAGGTCACAATCATGAAGAATTTAAACCACCCAAATATTG TCAAACTGTTTGAGGTGATAGAGACTGAGAAGACACTGTTTCTTGTGATGGAATATGCCAGcggag GTGAGGTGTTTGACTATCTAGTGGCTCATGGGAGGATGAAAGAGAAAGAGGCCAGAGCTAAATTTAGACAG ATTGTGTCAGCTGTGCAGTATTGTCACCAAAAACACATTGTTCACAGAGATTTGAAG GCTGAAAACCTGCTGCTAGATGCTGATATGAACATTAAGATAGCTGACTTCGGCTTCAGTAACGAGTTCATGGTGGGAAATAAGCTGGACACGTTCTGCGGCAGCCCCCCTTACGCTGCCCCCGAGCTCTTTCAGGGAAAGAAGTACGACGGGCCAGAGGTGGACGTGTGGAGTTTGGGCGTCATACTCTATACGCTGGTCAGCGGCTCCTTGCCCTTCGATGGACAGAATCTCAAG GAACTGCGTGAACGTGTGTTACGTGGAAAATATAGGATCCCTTTTTACATGTCCACGGATTGTGAGAACCTTCTTAAGAGATTCCTGGTCTTGAACCCAACCAAAAGGGGAACGTTAGAG CAAATCATGAAGGAACGCTGGATTAATGCTGGCTTTGAAGACAATGAACTCAAACCCTTCCTTGAGCCAGAGGCAGACATCTCTGACCAGAAGAGAATAG ATGTGATGGTGGGAATGGGCTTCTCTAAAGAGAAGATCCAAGAGTCTTTGTCCAAAATGAACTATGACGAGATCACAGCCATATACCTACTTCTGGGAAGGAAGACCAATGAG GAGGTCAGTGAATCCAGCTCCATTACTAATCTCTCCGTGGCAAAGAGCAGAACCACCAGTGAGATGAACGGCCAGTCACCATCGCACCTGAAGGTCCAGAGAAGCGTCTCCTCCAGCGAATCCAGAAAATCTAGACGCCACAATGAACAAG TTGGTGTGGTCGCTAACTCGGCGTTGAGTAACTCTAAGAAGACGGTTCCTGTCCCAGCTGACGGTGACGGCAAACAGGAAGGTGGAGTCACTGCACGTAAACCGCCCACTCACAGCCCCCCGAGCCCACTGCTGGGTAACGCCAACAacccaaacaaaacagaaataccTGACCGCAAGAGAGGAAACTCCATCACGCCTAAT AATAACTCTGGATCAGAAGGCATGTCAAGGAGAAACACGTACGTGTGCACTGAGAAAAACAACCCAGAACACCTTTCTGTCATTCCTAATGGGAAGGAGAACAG TGTGACGTTGTCTCCTGGCTCTCGGGACCCGGGTGCCTCCACTCACAGCATCAGCACCGCTGCCACTCCTGATAAAACACGTTTCCCACGAGGCACCGCGAGCCGCAGCACCTTTCACGGACAGCTGAGAGATCGTCGCACGGCCACCTACAACGGCCCACCCGCCTCGCCCACACAGCCGCGCAGCCGCGGTAATGCCAACAACCTGCTCACCAAGCTGACCTCCAAACTCACGCGCAG TCGCCATGTATCTGGGGATCAGCAAAAAGATGAAGGGAAAGATGGAGAAGACGGGAAACCCCGCTCTCTCCGTTTCACCTGGAGTATGAACACCACCAGCACCATGGAGCCAGCCGACATCATAAATGAGATCCGCAAAGTTCTGGATGCCAACAGCTGCAGTCACCAGCAGCGCGAACGCTTTCTGCTTCTCTGTGCCCACGGGGACAGCCGCACCGACAGCCTCATCCAGTGGGAGATGGAGGTTTGCAAACTGCCCCGGCTCTCACTTAATGGTGTCCGTTTTAAGAGGATATCTGGCAACTCCATCGCTTTTAAGAACATTGCTTCCAAAGTTGCAGGCGAACTCAAGCTATGA
- the LOC132157347 gene encoding MAP/microtubule affinity-regulating kinase 3-like isoform X2 produces MSTRAPLPTVNERKAENHTTNSHGRGEGTSRSVRSSGRNRNSGSGLDDVHPLIGNYRLLKTIGKGNFAKVKLARHILTGSEVAIKIIDKTQLNPTSLQKLSREVTIMKNLNHPNIVKLFEVIETEKTLFLVMEYASGGEVFDYLVAHGRMKEKEARAKFRQIVSAVQYCHQKHIVHRDLKAENLLLDADMNIKIADFGFSNEFMVGNKLDTFCGSPPYAAPELFQGKKYDGPEVDVWSLGVILYTLVSGSLPFDGQNLKELRERVLRGKYRIPFYMSTDCENLLKRFLVLNPTKRGTLEQIMKERWINAGFEDNELKPFLEPEADISDQKRIDVMVGMGFSKEKIQESLSKMNYDEITAIYLLLGRKTNEEVSESSSITNLSVAKSRTTSEMNGQSPSHLKVQRSVSSSESRKSRRHNEQVGVVANSALSNSKKTVPVPADGDGKQEGGVTARKPPTHSPPSPLLGNANNPNKTEIPDRKRGNSITPNNNSGSEGMSRRNTYVCTEKNNPEHLSVIPNGKENSVTLSPGSRDPGASTHSISTAATPDKTRFPRGTASRSTFHGQLRDRRTATYNGPPASPTQPRSRGNANNLLTKLTSKLTRRNMSFRFSKSRHVSGDQQKDEGKDGEDGKPRSLRFTWSMNTTSTMEPADIINEIRKVLDANSCSHQQRERFLLLCAHGDSRTDSLIQWEMEVCKLPRLSLNGVRFKRISGNSIAFKNIASKVAGELKL; encoded by the exons CATACAACGAATAGCCATGGCCGAGGGGAGGGGACCTCTCGGTCTGTGAGGTCGAGTGGTCGAAACCGAAATTCTGGCTCAGGATTAGATGATGTGCACCCTCTTATTGGGAATTACCGACTTCTAAAAACCATTGGAAAGGGCAACTTTGCCAAGGTCAAGCTGGCTCGCCATATCCTCACAGGAAGCGAG gtGGCAATAAAAATTATTGATAAAACCCAACTAAATCCAACAAGCCTTCAAAAG CTTTCCAGAGAGGTCACAATCATGAAGAATTTAAACCACCCAAATATTG TCAAACTGTTTGAGGTGATAGAGACTGAGAAGACACTGTTTCTTGTGATGGAATATGCCAGcggag GTGAGGTGTTTGACTATCTAGTGGCTCATGGGAGGATGAAAGAGAAAGAGGCCAGAGCTAAATTTAGACAG ATTGTGTCAGCTGTGCAGTATTGTCACCAAAAACACATTGTTCACAGAGATTTGAAG GCTGAAAACCTGCTGCTAGATGCTGATATGAACATTAAGATAGCTGACTTCGGCTTCAGTAACGAGTTCATGGTGGGAAATAAGCTGGACACGTTCTGCGGCAGCCCCCCTTACGCTGCCCCCGAGCTCTTTCAGGGAAAGAAGTACGACGGGCCAGAGGTGGACGTGTGGAGTTTGGGCGTCATACTCTATACGCTGGTCAGCGGCTCCTTGCCCTTCGATGGACAGAATCTCAAG GAACTGCGTGAACGTGTGTTACGTGGAAAATATAGGATCCCTTTTTACATGTCCACGGATTGTGAGAACCTTCTTAAGAGATTCCTGGTCTTGAACCCAACCAAAAGGGGAACGTTAGAG CAAATCATGAAGGAACGCTGGATTAATGCTGGCTTTGAAGACAATGAACTCAAACCCTTCCTTGAGCCAGAGGCAGACATCTCTGACCAGAAGAGAATAG ATGTGATGGTGGGAATGGGCTTCTCTAAAGAGAAGATCCAAGAGTCTTTGTCCAAAATGAACTATGACGAGATCACAGCCATATACCTACTTCTGGGAAGGAAGACCAATGAG GAGGTCAGTGAATCCAGCTCCATTACTAATCTCTCCGTGGCAAAGAGCAGAACCACCAGTGAGATGAACGGCCAGTCACCATCGCACCTGAAGGTCCAGAGAAGCGTCTCCTCCAGCGAATCCAGAAAATCTAGACGCCACAATGAACAAG TTGGTGTGGTCGCTAACTCGGCGTTGAGTAACTCTAAGAAGACGGTTCCTGTCCCAGCTGACGGTGACGGCAAACAGGAAGGTGGAGTCACTGCACGTAAACCGCCCACTCACAGCCCCCCGAGCCCACTGCTGGGTAACGCCAACAacccaaacaaaacagaaataccTGACCGCAAGAGAGGAAACTCCATCACGCCTAAT AATAACTCTGGATCAGAAGGCATGTCAAGGAGAAACACGTACGTGTGCACTGAGAAAAACAACCCAGAACACCTTTCTGTCATTCCTAATGGGAAGGAGAACAG TGTGACGTTGTCTCCTGGCTCTCGGGACCCGGGTGCCTCCACTCACAGCATCAGCACCGCTGCCACTCCTGATAAAACACGTTTCCCACGAGGCACCGCGAGCCGCAGCACCTTTCACGGACAGCTGAGAGATCGTCGCACGGCCACCTACAACGGCCCACCCGCCTCGCCCACACAGCCGCGCAGCCGCGGTAATGCCAACAACCTGCTCACCAAGCTGACCTCCAAACTCACGCGCAG AAATATGTCATTCAGGTTTTCCAAAAG TCGCCATGTATCTGGGGATCAGCAAAAAGATGAAGGGAAAGATGGAGAAGACGGGAAACCCCGCTCTCTCCGTTTCACCTGGAGTATGAACACCACCAGCACCATGGAGCCAGCCGACATCATAAATGAGATCCGCAAAGTTCTGGATGCCAACAGCTGCAGTCACCAGCAGCGCGAACGCTTTCTGCTTCTCTGTGCCCACGGGGACAGCCGCACCGACAGCCTCATCCAGTGGGAGATGGAGGTTTGCAAACTGCCCCGGCTCTCACTTAATGGTGTCCGTTTTAAGAGGATATCTGGCAACTCCATCGCTTTTAAGAACATTGCTTCCAAAGTTGCAGGCGAACTCAAGCTATGA
- the LOC132157347 gene encoding MAP/microtubule affinity-regulating kinase 3-like isoform X1: MSTRAPLPTVNERKAENHTTNSHGRGEGTSRSVRSSGRNRNSGSGLDDVHPLIGNYRLLKTIGKGNFAKVKLARHILTGSEVAIKIIDKTQLNPTSLQKLSREVTIMKNLNHPNIVKLFEVIETEKTLFLVMEYASGGEVFDYLVAHGRMKEKEARAKFRQIVSAVQYCHQKHIVHRDLKAENLLLDADMNIKIADFGFSNEFMVGNKLDTFCGSPPYAAPELFQGKKYDGPEVDVWSLGVILYTLVSGSLPFDGQNLKELRERVLRGKYRIPFYMSTDCENLLKRFLVLNPTKRGTLEQIMKERWINAGFEDNELKPFLEPEADISDQKRIDVMVGMGFSKEKIQESLSKMNYDEITAIYLLLGRKTNEEVSESSSITNLSVAKSRTTSEMNGQSPSHLKVQRSVSSSESRKSRRHNEQVGVVANSALSNSKKTVPVPADGDGKQEGGVTARKPPTHSPPSPLLGNANNPNKTEIPDRKRGNSITPNNNSGSEGMSRRNTYVCTEKNNPEHLSVIPNGKENSVTLSPGSRDPGASTHSISTAATPDKTRFPRGTASRSTFHGQLRDRRTATYNGPPASPTQPRSRGNANNLLTKLTSKLTRRVSTEFERSGRFEGSSRHVSGDQQKDEGKDGEDGKPRSLRFTWSMNTTSTMEPADIINEIRKVLDANSCSHQQRERFLLLCAHGDSRTDSLIQWEMEVCKLPRLSLNGVRFKRISGNSIAFKNIASKVAGELKL; the protein is encoded by the exons CATACAACGAATAGCCATGGCCGAGGGGAGGGGACCTCTCGGTCTGTGAGGTCGAGTGGTCGAAACCGAAATTCTGGCTCAGGATTAGATGATGTGCACCCTCTTATTGGGAATTACCGACTTCTAAAAACCATTGGAAAGGGCAACTTTGCCAAGGTCAAGCTGGCTCGCCATATCCTCACAGGAAGCGAG gtGGCAATAAAAATTATTGATAAAACCCAACTAAATCCAACAAGCCTTCAAAAG CTTTCCAGAGAGGTCACAATCATGAAGAATTTAAACCACCCAAATATTG TCAAACTGTTTGAGGTGATAGAGACTGAGAAGACACTGTTTCTTGTGATGGAATATGCCAGcggag GTGAGGTGTTTGACTATCTAGTGGCTCATGGGAGGATGAAAGAGAAAGAGGCCAGAGCTAAATTTAGACAG ATTGTGTCAGCTGTGCAGTATTGTCACCAAAAACACATTGTTCACAGAGATTTGAAG GCTGAAAACCTGCTGCTAGATGCTGATATGAACATTAAGATAGCTGACTTCGGCTTCAGTAACGAGTTCATGGTGGGAAATAAGCTGGACACGTTCTGCGGCAGCCCCCCTTACGCTGCCCCCGAGCTCTTTCAGGGAAAGAAGTACGACGGGCCAGAGGTGGACGTGTGGAGTTTGGGCGTCATACTCTATACGCTGGTCAGCGGCTCCTTGCCCTTCGATGGACAGAATCTCAAG GAACTGCGTGAACGTGTGTTACGTGGAAAATATAGGATCCCTTTTTACATGTCCACGGATTGTGAGAACCTTCTTAAGAGATTCCTGGTCTTGAACCCAACCAAAAGGGGAACGTTAGAG CAAATCATGAAGGAACGCTGGATTAATGCTGGCTTTGAAGACAATGAACTCAAACCCTTCCTTGAGCCAGAGGCAGACATCTCTGACCAGAAGAGAATAG ATGTGATGGTGGGAATGGGCTTCTCTAAAGAGAAGATCCAAGAGTCTTTGTCCAAAATGAACTATGACGAGATCACAGCCATATACCTACTTCTGGGAAGGAAGACCAATGAG GAGGTCAGTGAATCCAGCTCCATTACTAATCTCTCCGTGGCAAAGAGCAGAACCACCAGTGAGATGAACGGCCAGTCACCATCGCACCTGAAGGTCCAGAGAAGCGTCTCCTCCAGCGAATCCAGAAAATCTAGACGCCACAATGAACAAG TTGGTGTGGTCGCTAACTCGGCGTTGAGTAACTCTAAGAAGACGGTTCCTGTCCCAGCTGACGGTGACGGCAAACAGGAAGGTGGAGTCACTGCACGTAAACCGCCCACTCACAGCCCCCCGAGCCCACTGCTGGGTAACGCCAACAacccaaacaaaacagaaataccTGACCGCAAGAGAGGAAACTCCATCACGCCTAAT AATAACTCTGGATCAGAAGGCATGTCAAGGAGAAACACGTACGTGTGCACTGAGAAAAACAACCCAGAACACCTTTCTGTCATTCCTAATGGGAAGGAGAACAG TGTGACGTTGTCTCCTGGCTCTCGGGACCCGGGTGCCTCCACTCACAGCATCAGCACCGCTGCCACTCCTGATAAAACACGTTTCCCACGAGGCACCGCGAGCCGCAGCACCTTTCACGGACAGCTGAGAGATCGTCGCACGGCCACCTACAACGGCCCACCCGCCTCGCCCACACAGCCGCGCAGCCGCGGTAATGCCAACAACCTGCTCACCAAGCTGACCTCCAAACTCACGCGCAG agtCTCAACCGAGTTTGAGAGAAGCGGGAGATTTGAGGGCTCAAG TCGCCATGTATCTGGGGATCAGCAAAAAGATGAAGGGAAAGATGGAGAAGACGGGAAACCCCGCTCTCTCCGTTTCACCTGGAGTATGAACACCACCAGCACCATGGAGCCAGCCGACATCATAAATGAGATCCGCAAAGTTCTGGATGCCAACAGCTGCAGTCACCAGCAGCGCGAACGCTTTCTGCTTCTCTGTGCCCACGGGGACAGCCGCACCGACAGCCTCATCCAGTGGGAGATGGAGGTTTGCAAACTGCCCCGGCTCTCACTTAATGGTGTCCGTTTTAAGAGGATATCTGGCAACTCCATCGCTTTTAAGAACATTGCTTCCAAAGTTGCAGGCGAACTCAAGCTATGA